From Lawsonia intracellularis PHE/MN1-00, the proteins below share one genomic window:
- a CDS encoding FliH/SctL family protein codes for MVTQKRYTDFPSILFIKSNMFFPAHGVHILHEKDVKALLTANDFLEETDKYLKNATQETEKFYKEQYALGYNSGKEEGSFEHALKIFGTIFSSIKFVENIETTLVRVVTEAVNKIVGEVDTLNHINDWIQKDLLQLQRKYQLTLYISHNDEKSVTIYINTLCANKPQLKNFLHIVLDDSIKPGNCRVESELGNVEASIKTQMKALEQSLGVSTELEVE; via the coding sequence ATGGTAACGCAAAAAAGATATACAGATTTTCCTTCAATATTGTTTATTAAAAGTAATATGTTTTTCCCAGCACATGGAGTACATATTTTACATGAAAAGGATGTAAAAGCATTATTAACAGCAAATGATTTTCTTGAAGAAACAGATAAATATTTAAAAAATGCTACTCAAGAGACAGAAAAATTTTATAAAGAACAATATGCATTAGGATATAATAGTGGGAAAGAAGAAGGTAGTTTTGAACATGCATTAAAAATTTTTGGAACTATTTTTTCTTCTATAAAGTTTGTTGAAAATATAGAAACAACACTAGTTCGTGTAGTAACTGAAGCAGTTAATAAAATTGTTGGTGAAGTTGATACATTGAACCATATTAATGATTGGATTCAAAAAGACTTATTACAATTACAAAGAAAATATCAGCTCACTTTATATATATCTCACAATGATGAAAAATCTGTTACAATTTATATTAATACATTATGTGCCAACAAGCCACAATTAAAAAATTTTTTACACATAGTGTTAGATGATTCCATTAAACCTGGAAACTGTAGGGTAGAAAGTGAGCTAGGTAATGTTGAAGCAAGCATAAAAACACAAATGAAAGCTTTGGAGCAGTCATTAGGTGTTTCAACTGAACTGGAGGTGGAATAA
- the sctQ gene encoding type III secretion system cytoplasmic ring protein SctQ gives MVQTTQKLFEPANLLPLSAQVYNTASMCIRPWQFMLQDQLCTLDLLFLHDPFSSVYTIVIHCGEGRWVIEFGKVPPLSLYPSFKDKPEVLCVPEEVKLAVFELLISPFLHQFENMMGTPVELVSSTLSPPSRDNFSVACSIPLVLHVEGNENEIPFLVKIEKENDAILLLSQLQEFPLAYSDVGPLSISVGIEVGYTQLSTQQLQQIEKDDILIPDQFFIQEKKIQLRFSRFLANCTIQGGMATIMDVNDVGYPEDQGNGGEQFVENHTEAPNSHGQQRTARANSGRQSGQQSSGIDVSGLDLPVVFELERQFMTVQNIGLLAPGYTFALSVDVQAPVTLRVNGKAIGVGRLVDLNGSLGVQVVQVML, from the coding sequence ATGGTACAAACTACACAAAAATTATTTGAGCCTGCGAATCTTTTACCTCTAAGTGCGCAGGTCTATAATACAGCTTCTATGTGTATAAGACCTTGGCAGTTTATGCTCCAAGATCAATTATGTACTTTAGATTTACTTTTTCTTCATGATCCATTTAGCTCTGTATACACAATAGTCATTCATTGTGGAGAGGGGAGATGGGTTATTGAGTTTGGAAAAGTGCCTCCTCTTTCATTATATCCATCTTTTAAAGATAAACCTGAAGTATTATGTGTTCCTGAAGAGGTAAAACTTGCAGTTTTTGAATTACTGATTTCACCTTTTTTACATCAATTCGAAAATATGATGGGAACTCCTGTTGAGCTAGTTTCAAGTACACTTTCTCCTCCCAGTAGAGATAATTTTTCAGTAGCTTGTTCTATCCCTTTAGTGTTACATGTAGAGGGAAACGAAAATGAGATTCCTTTTTTGGTAAAAATAGAAAAAGAAAATGACGCAATATTGCTTTTATCACAATTACAGGAGTTTCCTTTAGCTTATAGTGATGTTGGGCCATTATCTATTTCTGTTGGTATTGAAGTTGGATATACCCAGTTAAGTACACAACAGTTACAGCAAATAGAAAAAGATGATATTTTAATTCCAGATCAGTTTTTCATACAAGAGAAGAAGATCCAGCTTCGATTTTCAAGATTTTTAGCAAATTGTACAATCCAAGGAGGGATGGCAACAATTATGGATGTTAATGATGTAGGATATCCAGAAGACCAAGGTAATGGTGGTGAGCAATTTGTAGAAAATCATACAGAGGCTCCTAATTCACATGGTCAACAACGAACAGCGAGAGCTAATTCTGGAAGGCAATCTGGTCAACAGTCTTCAGGTATTGATGTATCTGGTCTGGATTTACCAGTTGTATTTGAACTTGAACGTCAATTCATGACAGTGCAAAATATAGGATTACTTGCCCCAGGGTATACGTTTGCTCTATCAGTTGATGTCCAAGCTCCTGTTACTTTACGTGTAAATGGTAAGGCTATAGGGGTAGGGAGACTTGTAGATCTAAATGGTTCTTTGGGGGTACAAGTTGTACAAGTTATGCTCTAA
- a CDS encoding STAS domain-containing protein, translating into MRVISEENNGVIVISLDGRIDATTTTLFEDACKKAFETGVPAVIVNMEKVEYISSAGLRGVLTMLKLGNGASVNLVFCSLGEMVSEVFRISGFNSVLTIYPTIKEALAALSV; encoded by the coding sequence ATGCGTGTGATTAGTGAAGAAAATAATGGTGTTATAGTTATTTCTCTTGATGGGAGAATAGATGCAACAACAACAACGTTATTTGAAGATGCCTGTAAAAAAGCTTTTGAAACTGGAGTGCCTGCTGTTATTGTTAATATGGAAAAAGTTGAATATATCAGTTCTGCTGGATTAAGAGGTGTTTTAACAATGCTAAAGCTAGGTAACGGGGCCTCTGTAAATTTAGTTTTTTGTTCTTTAGGAGAGATGGTCAGCGAAGTTTTTAGAATTTCTGGATTTAACTCTGTATTAACAATATATCCTACCATAAAAGAAGCATTAGCTGCACTCTCAGTATAG
- a CDS encoding ATP-binding protein, translated as MATLTIPSGIEQLPHVNAFLRKSIPMAFKKRIHLIELAVEEILVNIFRYAYHNENGNAEVSCQFVKHNGTPYFVITIKDWGEPFDPFQVPLPDLSLDINNRPIGGLGVHLVRTAVDLYKYKRESDINVVELFFQFLAEGMGNNNISI; from the coding sequence ATGGCAACACTTACTATCCCTTCAGGGATTGAGCAGCTTCCACATGTTAATGCATTTCTCCGGAAAAGTATTCCTATGGCTTTTAAAAAGCGCATTCATTTGATAGAACTTGCAGTTGAAGAAATTTTAGTAAATATTTTTCGATATGCCTATCATAATGAAAATGGAAATGCTGAAGTGTCTTGTCAGTTTGTTAAACATAATGGGACTCCTTATTTTGTTATTACTATTAAGGATTGGGGAGAGCCATTTGATCCTTTCCAGGTTCCATTACCTGATCTCAGTTTAGATATTAATAATCGACCAATAGGCGGACTTGGTGTTCATCTTGTTCGAACTGCTGTTGACTTATATAAATATAAGCGGGAGAGTGATATAAATGTAGTGGAGCTCTTTTTTCAGTTTTTAGCAGAAGGAATGGGTAATAACAATATCTCTATTTAA
- a CDS encoding lytic transglycosylase domain-containing protein, which produces MLRIVPLKYTLFAIITLFFCFFDTTNILANEILKNIQYTNKIAEQTMLAMQYRVKQARTPQKYHPSEPIYENLLDQMDVYSLSPSAKKIVLHRMIPTYVKEKVFRGEIKLPSDWKEIIQVASTKHNLDPALIAAVIQVESGFSGEALSPKGAKGLMQLMPDTGLELGATDLFDPMTNVDAGSRYLRQQLDRFGSVELALAAYNAGPGAVIKYGGIPPYKETQEFVKKVLSAF; this is translated from the coding sequence ATGTTAAGGATTGTCCCGCTAAAATATACATTATTTGCTATAATTACCCTATTTTTTTGTTTTTTTGACACAACAAATATATTAGCTAATGAAATATTAAAAAATATACAATATACAAATAAGATAGCTGAGCAAACAATGTTAGCTATGCAGTATAGAGTAAAACAAGCTCGTACACCTCAGAAATATCATCCTAGTGAGCCAATATATGAAAATCTTTTAGATCAGATGGATGTATATAGTCTTTCTCCCAGCGCAAAAAAAATTGTATTACATAGAATGATTCCAACATATGTTAAGGAGAAGGTTTTTCGGGGGGAAATAAAACTTCCTTCAGATTGGAAAGAAATCATCCAAGTAGCCAGTACAAAACATAACTTAGATCCTGCTCTTATTGCAGCTGTAATACAGGTAGAGTCAGGCTTTTCTGGAGAAGCTCTTTCTCCTAAGGGGGCAAAAGGATTGATGCAACTAATGCCAGATACTGGTTTAGAACTTGGGGCTACAGATCTTTTTGATCCAATGACAAATGTAGATGCCGGTAGTCGATACTTACGACAGCAACTGGATCGATTTGGCTCTGTTGAGCTAGCTCTTGCAGCTTATAATGCTGGTCCAGGTGCTGTTATAAAATATGGTGGTATTCCACCATATAAAGAAACACAGGAGTTTGTAAAAAAAGTTTTATCTGCTTTTTAA
- a CDS encoding chemotaxis protein CheW: protein METNSSYRGSDDSSLIQLVTFKIAGEEFGVDILKVQEIIRMMPITKVPNAPLFVEGVINLRGKVIPVIDMRKRFGMPSSAHDSQTRIKVMDLQGQVVGFVVDAVSEVLRIKESTVEPPPPVVAGVGSEYMRGVGKLQDRLLILLDLDKLLTESELETLSAL from the coding sequence ATGGAAACTAACTCAAGCTATCGGGGTTCGGATGATAGTAGCCTTATTCAACTTGTAACTTTCAAAATAGCAGGTGAAGAGTTTGGAGTAGATATATTAAAAGTTCAAGAAATTATCCGAATGATGCCTATTACAAAAGTACCAAATGCTCCACTATTTGTGGAGGGAGTTATTAATTTACGAGGAAAGGTTATTCCTGTAATTGATATGCGTAAACGTTTTGGTATGCCTTCTAGTGCTCATGATAGTCAGACAAGAATAAAAGTTATGGATTTACAAGGTCAAGTTGTTGGGTTTGTAGTAGATGCTGTATCTGAAGTCTTACGTATTAAAGAATCTACAGTAGAACCACCACCACCTGTTGTTGCTGGAGTAGGTTCTGAGTATATGCGTGGGGTTGGTAAACTCCAAGATAGATTGTTAATACTTTTAGATTTGGATAAATTACTTACTGAAAGTGAGCTAGAAACTTTGTCAGCATTATAG
- a CDS encoding bifunctional metallophosphatase/5'-nucleotidase, whose amino-acid sequence MFKKIYVFYITLLLIFLTYVTPYDVWSFDLTILHTNDIHSHLGGIKKESGNPCFTSTTPDCVGGMARLAQSILDIRQSTPNTILLDAGDQFVGTAFHSDFINTPDQLPFVKFLNRLGYVAMSPGNHEFDHGCYEFFSAIRQLNFPVVVANLTFTDPEMQSSITPWTIVEREGKRIGIIGLITEATATGSRACSQAIFTNAEQALRNAIQEIKKQNVFTIIVLSHLGINVDMELASKVDDVSVFVGGHTHTLLSNTYPNAYGPYPIVKHSPSGHPVLIVTAKEKLEYLGRINITFDEQGIPQKWNGDVIRLDKPISNDPAIVSIAELLDSYGIPIKEKLEVKVGEIAHPRNPNFDTSQPSNEQLDEKPFFYCRKQEGLTANIILDAILEAGRSNGAQIAIVTTGLIRGNLPIGLVQKLDVVTAIPIEDKLYVGDVTGKIIQEAIENGVSKVHCFAFAGTFLQVAGLRFTLNAEKPVGERIQSIEYLNNGKYEPLDPNKTYRVIINGYPTEGHDGFIMLKDIKWTDIQKSPVEAVISYLKEHSPLNVKKDGRIVNVTPIIVPNE is encoded by the coding sequence ATGTTCAAAAAAATATATGTTTTTTATATCACACTTCTTCTTATATTTTTAACATATGTTACACCTTATGATGTATGGAGCTTTGATCTTACTATTCTTCATACAAATGATATACATTCTCACCTTGGAGGAATTAAAAAAGAATCAGGTAATCCTTGCTTCACATCTACTACACCAGATTGCGTAGGTGGAATGGCACGTTTAGCACAATCTATTTTAGACATTCGTCAATCAACACCAAATACTATTCTTCTTGATGCAGGAGATCAATTTGTAGGAACAGCTTTTCATTCTGACTTTATAAATACACCAGATCAACTCCCATTTGTAAAGTTTTTAAATAGACTTGGATATGTAGCTATGTCACCAGGAAATCATGAGTTTGATCATGGATGTTATGAATTTTTTAGTGCTATAAGACAACTTAACTTTCCTGTTGTAGTTGCAAACCTCACCTTTACAGATCCTGAAATGCAATCATCAATTACTCCATGGACCATTGTAGAACGTGAAGGAAAACGTATTGGTATCATAGGACTTATTACAGAAGCAACAGCCACTGGATCAAGAGCATGCTCTCAAGCCATTTTTACTAATGCTGAACAAGCATTACGTAATGCAATTCAAGAAATAAAAAAACAAAATGTATTTACAATTATTGTGTTAAGCCATCTTGGAATAAATGTAGATATGGAACTTGCTAGTAAAGTCGATGATGTCTCTGTTTTTGTAGGAGGTCATACACATACTTTGCTTTCTAACACCTACCCTAATGCTTATGGGCCTTATCCTATAGTAAAACATTCACCTTCTGGACATCCTGTACTTATTGTAACAGCAAAAGAAAAACTAGAATATCTTGGAAGGATTAATATAACATTTGATGAACAAGGTATCCCTCAAAAATGGAATGGAGATGTTATACGTCTTGATAAGCCAATTAGTAATGATCCTGCTATAGTATCCATAGCAGAACTGCTTGATAGCTATGGTATACCTATTAAAGAAAAGCTTGAAGTAAAAGTTGGAGAAATAGCTCATCCTAGAAATCCAAATTTTGATACATCCCAACCTTCAAATGAACAACTAGACGAAAAACCTTTCTTTTACTGTAGAAAACAAGAGGGATTAACAGCTAATATTATTCTTGATGCAATATTAGAAGCAGGCCGCTCAAATGGAGCACAAATAGCAATTGTAACCACTGGATTAATAAGAGGAAATTTACCTATAGGGCTTGTACAAAAACTTGATGTTGTTACAGCTATACCTATTGAAGATAAACTTTATGTAGGAGATGTTACAGGAAAAATAATTCAGGAAGCTATAGAAAATGGAGTCTCAAAAGTACATTGCTTTGCCTTTGCAGGAACTTTTCTTCAAGTTGCAGGACTCAGATTCACTTTAAATGCTGAAAAACCTGTAGGTGAACGCATTCAATCTATTGAATATTTAAATAATGGGAAATATGAGCCACTGGACCCTAATAAAACATATCGTGTTATAATTAATGGATATCCTACTGAGGGACATGATGGATTTATAATGTTAAAAGACATAAAATGGACAGATATCCAAAAAAGTCCAGTAGAAGCTGTTATAAGCTATCTAAAAGAACATTCTCCTCTCAATGTAAAAAAAGATGGACGTATTGTTAATGTAACACCTATTATTGTCCCTAATGAATAA
- a CDS encoding mechanosensitive ion channel family protein, whose protein sequence is MLFLLRFILALLFIPLGITISYAKDTLSDHSSSLSLPSKAQVVNEVWMLLLQSRVGELEAISYELSSLFKELPNFSQQLSNNIQEIEKKYQQYSAMAKVSRGLPIELSLVEERLKRLDNQLSVVMSPLLDTLNILKVRLNEVSLLEEDAGVKTENLGSSKDLDIFVKNLAEVENKLGRLEKRVNEILKPAYMLRNNILAVQRQLLEIIPSLWKSYYLAPTGKIYEPASWLNIYESLMSFKETLLVRIAAELPESKQDWGSSLLRFFVILIPLVLLLVVFYSFSRHWSDELKNVWGHISKHSLILLALGLAFHFSAWVPAGENYFLLSMIGTIIMSIGQVGLAWSLYTLDKSNKPKFSPFWKLLIPFFGGILLLLFNFSGIILTLLWVGILLVSFYYDQKKCKLEDSFSLVNNLLQLHIVILWITLIMTMLGWTRISILLCMSYAALAICIQQAVGFVRLANIISKYIPQEGFHGLFSGMLLAVALPAILILAISITGLWILAYPGGAYLITHITKLDFSIGKVSFSLVQILFLVSAFYITRSFVSVGRMFIANLPKHNMGMDRTLIGPIQTGFTYTLWAVFFFSTLYMLGVSLTSLAVVAGGLSVGIGFGLQNITNNFISGLLIIFGQTLREGDIIEVGNNLTGIVRKITIRTTLVETFDNATIFVPNAELLSGRLTNWTRNGRTVRKDINIGVAYDSDIGLVMGLLKEIADNHSQVLRYPEPMVVFSDFAASSLNFILRFWVGDLSQAPDIITDLRVIIAKRFTEKNIDIAFPQLDIHIRNDSVLALRRISPMASSELQPTKSIEDLPGVTNNKPIIANS, encoded by the coding sequence ATGTTATTCCTTCTCCGTTTTATTCTTGCTCTTTTATTCATACCACTAGGAATAACTATAAGCTATGCAAAAGATACCCTTTCTGACCACTCATCTTCTTTGTCATTACCAAGTAAAGCCCAAGTAGTTAATGAAGTATGGATGTTGTTATTACAATCTAGAGTTGGTGAGTTAGAAGCAATTAGCTATGAGCTTTCTTCATTGTTTAAAGAGTTACCAAATTTTTCTCAACAACTTTCAAATAATATACAAGAGATAGAAAAAAAATATCAACAATATAGTGCAATGGCCAAAGTTAGTCGAGGACTACCTATAGAGCTGTCTTTAGTAGAAGAGAGATTAAAAAGGCTTGATAATCAATTATCAGTAGTTATGAGTCCATTGCTAGATACTCTCAATATTTTAAAGGTACGTTTAAATGAAGTTTCTTTATTAGAAGAAGATGCAGGTGTAAAAACAGAAAATTTGGGATCAAGTAAGGATTTAGATATTTTTGTTAAAAATCTTGCAGAAGTGGAAAATAAATTAGGAAGATTAGAGAAAAGAGTTAATGAAATTTTGAAGCCTGCCTATATGTTGAGGAATAATATTTTAGCAGTTCAAAGGCAGTTGTTAGAGATTATTCCGTCATTATGGAAAAGTTATTATCTTGCTCCTACAGGAAAGATTTATGAACCTGCAAGTTGGTTAAATATTTATGAAAGTTTAATGAGTTTTAAAGAGACGTTACTTGTACGTATAGCCGCAGAGTTGCCTGAAAGCAAGCAAGATTGGGGAAGTTCTTTACTAAGATTTTTTGTTATTTTAATTCCATTAGTTCTCTTATTAGTGGTTTTCTATAGTTTTTCTCGGCATTGGTCAGATGAGTTAAAAAACGTATGGGGGCATATAAGTAAACATAGTTTAATACTTCTTGCGTTAGGACTTGCATTTCATTTTTCTGCCTGGGTACCAGCAGGAGAAAATTATTTTTTATTATCTATGATTGGCACTATTATAATGAGTATTGGACAAGTAGGGCTTGCATGGAGCTTGTATACATTAGATAAATCTAACAAGCCAAAGTTTTCTCCTTTTTGGAAATTACTTATTCCCTTCTTTGGTGGAATTCTTTTATTATTATTTAATTTTTCAGGTATAATTCTTACATTGCTATGGGTTGGTATATTACTTGTTAGTTTTTATTATGATCAAAAAAAATGTAAGCTAGAAGATAGTTTTTCTCTTGTGAATAACTTATTACAACTACATATAGTGATTTTATGGATTACATTGATAATGACAATGCTTGGATGGACAAGAATATCAATTCTTCTTTGTATGAGTTATGCTGCACTTGCAATATGTATTCAACAAGCTGTTGGATTTGTTAGATTAGCAAACATTATTTCAAAGTATATACCACAAGAAGGCTTTCATGGACTTTTTAGTGGAATGCTATTGGCAGTTGCTTTGCCAGCGATTCTTATTCTAGCAATATCTATAACAGGATTATGGATTTTAGCATATCCTGGTGGAGCATATTTAATAACACATATAACAAAACTTGACTTTAGTATAGGTAAGGTATCTTTTAGCTTAGTCCAAATCTTATTTTTAGTAAGTGCATTTTATATAACACGTTCTTTTGTTTCTGTTGGTCGTATGTTTATTGCAAACCTTCCTAAACATAATATGGGTATGGATAGAACACTTATTGGCCCTATTCAAACAGGATTTACCTATACTCTTTGGGCAGTATTTTTCTTTTCTACACTATATATGCTGGGTGTAAGTCTTACTAGCCTAGCTGTTGTTGCTGGTGGTCTTAGTGTAGGTATTGGTTTTGGTTTGCAGAATATTACAAACAATTTTATTAGTGGACTACTTATAATTTTTGGACAAACCTTAAGAGAAGGGGATATTATTGAGGTAGGTAATAATCTTACTGGTATTGTTAGAAAGATTACTATTCGGACTACATTAGTAGAGACATTTGATAATGCAACTATTTTTGTTCCTAATGCAGAATTACTTTCTGGACGGCTCACAAATTGGACACGTAATGGTCGTACAGTAAGAAAAGATATCAATATTGGTGTTGCCTATGATTCTGATATAGGTTTAGTCATGGGTTTACTTAAAGAAATAGCTGATAATCATTCACAAGTTCTCCGCTATCCAGAACCTATGGTAGTTTTCAGTGATTTTGCAGCAAGTTCATTGAATTTTATTTTACGTTTTTGGGTTGGAGATCTTTCTCAAGCACCTGATATTATAACAGATTTACGTGTAATTATAGCAAAAAGATTTACTGAAAAAAATATTGATATTGCTTTCCCACAACTAGATATTCATATACGTAATGATAGTGTATTAGCATTACGTAGAATTTCTCCTATGGCATCTAGTGAATTACAACCTACTAAAAGTATAGAGGACCTTCCAGGTGTTACTAATAATAAGCCTATCATAGCTAACAGTTAG
- a CDS encoding transglycosylase SLT domain-containing protein codes for MYLYSIRLLSIQPIAILRAMLTSGWFVDAFLYFFEGKGKVTRSFLCVCMLVVGGMFFIFISGAFPDYRGIEIRKPLSLSSLPIPPQKDTRPLSGSFWNIRGAFVRQEIPSDINSPILFSSQNMFQFFEDSVGLRTAKGVTPLVIKEMDETIAELFSTNTMLITSLGEPLNFEGVPLRWNIGRNLCEMTPQSIARRNQFLNSWMKLTTFSKSLVQQAGQYKEIVEKYSKKYNLSAELIYAIICVESSFNPAQISNRSAHGLMQIVPEMAGVEVKRWFGYSGLPTAEELLHPETNIKYGTSYLYLLMTRHLRPITNCLSREYCAIAAYNIGVGAMLKTFAVTPEEAFAIINTYTAAEVQEHLMQKLPAKQTRVFLERVLTFKESFTVLL; via the coding sequence TTGTATTTGTATTCTATTCGACTTTTATCTATTCAACCTATTGCTATTTTGCGAGCTATGCTCACTTCTGGTTGGTTTGTTGATGCATTTTTATATTTTTTTGAAGGTAAAGGTAAAGTAACACGTTCCTTCTTATGTGTTTGTATGTTAGTTGTTGGAGGAATGTTTTTTATATTTATATCAGGTGCTTTCCCTGATTATAGAGGTATTGAAATTCGTAAACCGTTATCTCTAAGTTCTTTACCAATACCACCTCAAAAAGATACACGTCCCCTTTCAGGAAGTTTTTGGAACATCCGTGGAGCATTTGTACGTCAGGAGATTCCTTCAGATATAAATAGTCCAATACTATTTTCATCTCAGAATATGTTTCAATTCTTTGAAGATAGTGTAGGTTTGCGTACTGCTAAAGGGGTTACACCACTTGTTATTAAAGAGATGGACGAAACTATAGCAGAACTTTTTTCTACAAATACAATGTTAATTACATCGCTAGGAGAGCCATTAAACTTTGAAGGTGTTCCATTGCGTTGGAATATAGGTAGAAATTTATGTGAGATGACACCACAATCCATTGCACGTCGTAATCAATTTTTGAATAGTTGGATGAAATTAACAACTTTTTCAAAGTCATTAGTCCAACAAGCAGGGCAATACAAAGAGATTGTTGAAAAATATTCTAAGAAGTATAATCTTTCTGCTGAACTTATCTATGCGATTATTTGTGTGGAAAGTAGTTTTAATCCTGCACAAATAAGTAACCGTTCAGCACATGGACTTATGCAGATTGTGCCTGAAATGGCAGGTGTTGAAGTCAAACGTTGGTTTGGTTATTCTGGTTTACCAACAGCAGAAGAATTATTACATCCAGAAACTAATATAAAGTATGGGACATCATATTTGTATTTACTTATGACAAGACATTTAAGGCCTATTACAAATTGTTTATCTAGAGAATATTGTGCTATTGCTGCTTATAATATAGGTGTAGGGGCTATGTTGAAAACATTTGCTGTTACACCTGAAGAAGCTTTTGCTATTATTAATACATATACAGCAGCTGAGGTACAAGAACATCTTATGCAAAAGCTTCCTGCAAAACAGACAAGAGTTTTTTTAGAGAGAGTTCTTACTTTTAAGGAAAGCTTTACTGTTCTTCTTTAA
- a CDS encoding OmpH family outer membrane protein, whose amino-acid sequence MPKLFILLFYTLIFFSGCCVTSKVGVIDPIRLFQESEPGKIGMNHLKTIEDAMQSQIDLAQGILEKFPKNENVRVRFQNIFMEYQQKLNTEQQKVVEVMNSLIQKTLDEYRVKNGYNVIITKDSLLSYDSSSDITNDIITILNSTPLTFEPVVLDRFDPETIVPPLSNNN is encoded by the coding sequence ATGCCAAAATTGTTCATACTACTCTTTTATACACTAATTTTTTTTAGTGGATGTTGTGTAACTAGTAAAGTTGGTGTTATAGATCCTATAAGGTTATTCCAAGAAAGTGAACCTGGGAAAATAGGAATGAACCATTTGAAGACAATAGAAGATGCTATGCAATCACAGATTGATCTTGCACAAGGAATCTTGGAGAAATTCCCTAAAAATGAAAATGTTCGTGTCCGATTCCAAAATATTTTTATGGAATATCAGCAAAAACTTAACACAGAACAACAAAAAGTTGTTGAAGTTATGAACTCATTGATTCAAAAAACTCTTGATGAGTATAGAGTAAAAAATGGATATAATGTGATTATAACTAAAGACAGTTTATTATCATATGATTCTTCTTCGGATATAACCAATGATATTATTACCATACTTAATTCCACACCATTAACATTTGAGCCTGTTGTACTTGATAGATTTGATCCTGAAACTATAGTTCCACCATTATCTAATAATAACTAA
- a CDS encoding nitroreductase family protein yields the protein MSLSLNQTLCIQCGQCVKVCPVSILVRRSKNIIIKNNRLSHCLHCGHCVAICPRSALTLDLICPDLLQKATKPSLSDQQRTMLFKSRRSIRFYKEQSISFDILNESLDEARYAPTAINSQQVEWILVEGKEKLHELSSRVADWARTIPGKYSKIAAAFDAGYDPILRHAPTVILAHAQKDSKWGAQDCTAAITYLELALHSHNLGSCWAGFVVAAANQDIDLGLSLPEDRKIYAGLMVGYPSVHFTWIPTRKPLRLTVV from the coding sequence ATGAGTCTCTCTCTTAATCAAACTCTTTGTATCCAATGTGGTCAATGTGTAAAAGTCTGCCCTGTAAGTATCCTTGTAAGACGTTCTAAAAACATCATTATAAAAAACAACAGATTATCTCACTGTCTCCATTGTGGACACTGTGTTGCAATCTGTCCTCGGTCAGCATTAACTCTTGACTTAATATGTCCAGATCTACTTCAAAAAGCCACAAAACCTTCATTATCTGATCAGCAAAGGACAATGCTTTTTAAAAGCCGTCGATCAATCCGTTTTTATAAAGAACAATCAATTTCATTTGATATATTAAATGAATCACTAGATGAAGCTCGCTATGCTCCAACAGCTATAAATAGTCAACAGGTAGAATGGATTTTAGTTGAAGGTAAAGAAAAACTACATGAACTAAGTTCTAGAGTAGCTGACTGGGCACGTACTATACCTGGAAAATATAGTAAAATTGCTGCTGCATTTGATGCTGGATATGATCCTATTTTACGCCATGCACCAACAGTTATCCTTGCACATGCACAAAAAGATTCAAAATGGGGAGCTCAGGATTGTACAGCAGCTATAACATACCTTGAGCTTGCACTACATAGTCATAATTTAGGATCATGTTGGGCAGGATTTGTTGTTGCAGCAGCAAATCAAGATATAGATTTAGGACTATCTCTTCCTGAAGATAGAAAAATTTATGCAGGCCTTATGGTTGGCTACCCTTCTGTACACTTTACTTGGATTCCCACTCGAAAGCCATTACGTTTAACTGTAGTATAG